Proteins encoded together in one Solanum lycopersicum chromosome 7, SLM_r2.1 window:
- the LOC101251202 gene encoding NAD-dependent protein deacetylase SRT1 isoform X1, translating to MSLGYAEKLSFIEDVGNVGMTEYFDPPLLLQDKIERLAVMIQKSKHLVVFTGAGISTSCGIPDFRGPKGIWTLQREGKALPEASLPFHRATPSMTHMALVELEKAGFLKFLISQNIDGLHLRSGIPREKLSELHGDSFMERCPSCGIEYMRDFEIETIGLKETARRCSKVGCGARLKDTVLDWEDALPPKEMNPAERHCKMADVVLCLGTSLQITPACNLPLKSLKGGGKIVIVNLQKTPKDKKASLLIHGLVDKVITGVMEFLSLRIPPFIRIDLLQTIFTQASSLDEKYVNWSLAVASVHGNRAPLPFIKSVEVSFSESQNMKAAVLDKQPLYLKRRTVKSTNPFNIMMKLNFSDGCKCSSAEIMIPIDFKISADVFKDDKDSILQNLRESALTDPSCGQTSVIEKKVIMVPKSEVIVHAIVTNIVKFDRSYDGDLSNGSFKRKYECLNGVIPSRKRSNGRKPRTVINVR from the exons ATGTCTCTGGGTTATGCTGAAAAGCTTTCTTTTATAGAAGATGTGGGCAATGTTGGGATGACTGAGTATTTTGACCCACCTCTCCTTTTGCAAGACAAA ATTGAGAGACTTGCTGTGATGATACAAAAG AGTAAGCATTTAGTGGTGTTTACAGGAGCAGGAATATCCACTTCTTGTGGTATACCTGATTTTCGTGGTCCCAAGGGTATTTGGACTCTTCAG AGAGAAGGGAAAGCGCTACCAGAAGCATCATTGCCTTTTCATCGTGCAACTCCAAGCATGACACACATGGCCCTAGTGGAACTAGAGAAGGCGGGTTTTCTAAAGTTTCTTATAAGCCAG AACATTGATGGCCTTCATCTTCGCTCTGGAATTCCAAGGGAGAAGCTTTCTGAATTACATGGGGATTCTTTTATGGAACGATGCCCTTCTTGTGGAATTGA GTATATGAGGGATTTTGAAATAGAAACTATTGGGTTGAAGGAAACTGCACGGCGTTGTTCCAAGGTGGGCTGTGGTGCAAGACTTAAAGACACAGTTCTTGACTGGGAG GATGCTCTACCTCCAAAGGAGATGAATCCAGCTGAGAGACACTGCAAAATGGCTGATGTTGTGTTATGTCTAGGGACAAG TTTGCAGATCACCCCTGCCTGTAATTTGCCTCTAAAATCACTCAAAGGCGGTGGAAAGATTGTAATAGTTAATCTTCAG AAAACTCCCAAGGACAAGAAAGCAAGCCTACTGATTCATGGTCTTGTAGACAAG GTTATCACAGGAGTCATGGAATTCCTCAGTCTGCGAATCCCACCTTTTATTAGAATTGATCTTCTCCAGACCATTTTTACTCAAGCCTCAAGTCTTG atgaaaaatatgtaaattgGAGCCTTGCAGTGGCAAGCGTCCATGGAAATAGAGCACCATTGCCTTTTATCAAATCTGTAGAG GTTTCTTTTTCAGAAAGTCAAAACATGAAAGCGGCTGTCCTGGATAAACAACCTCTTTATCTGAAAAG GCGGACAGTTAAGAGTACAAATCCTTTTAACATTATGATGAAATTGAACTTCAGTGATGGTTGCAAGTGCTCATCGGCTGAAATCATGATTCCTATTGATTTTAAG ATTTCAGCAGACGTGTTCAAAGATGATAAAGACTCCATCTTACAGAATCTAAGAGAAAGCGCCCTCACGGATCCTAGCTGTGGACAGACATCAGTTATTGAGAAAAAGGTCATTATGGTTCCTAAAAGTGAAGTCATAGTACATGCCATTGTAACAAACATCGTCAAGTTCGACAGAAGCTATGATGGGGATCTAAGTAATGGCTCATTCAAAAGGAAATATGAATGTCTTAATGGCGTAATTCCATCGCGAAAACGGTCCAACGGTAGAAAACCCAGAACTGTAATTAATGTAAGGTGA
- the LOC101251202 gene encoding NAD-dependent protein deacetylase SRT1 isoform X2 — translation MSSFRLDIWELRGGCVDHLKREGKALPEASLPFHRATPSMTHMALVELEKAGFLKFLISQNIDGLHLRSGIPREKLSELHGDSFMERCPSCGIEYMRDFEIETIGLKETARRCSKVGCGARLKDTVLDWEDALPPKEMNPAERHCKMADVVLCLGTSLQITPACNLPLKSLKGGGKIVIVNLQKTPKDKKASLLIHGLVDKVITGVMEFLSLRIPPFIRIDLLQTIFTQASSLDEKYVNWSLAVASVHGNRAPLPFIKSVEVSFSESQNMKAAVLDKQPLYLKRRTVKSTNPFNIMMKLNFSDGCKCSSAEIMIPIDFKISADVFKDDKDSILQNLRESALTDPSCGQTSVIEKKVIMVPKSEVIVHAIVTNIVKFDRSYDGDLSNGSFKRKYECLNGVIPSRKRSNGRKPRTVINVR, via the exons ATGTCATCTTTTAGGCTGGATATTTGGGAGCTGAGAGGAGGATGTGTTGATCATCTAAAG AGAGAAGGGAAAGCGCTACCAGAAGCATCATTGCCTTTTCATCGTGCAACTCCAAGCATGACACACATGGCCCTAGTGGAACTAGAGAAGGCGGGTTTTCTAAAGTTTCTTATAAGCCAG AACATTGATGGCCTTCATCTTCGCTCTGGAATTCCAAGGGAGAAGCTTTCTGAATTACATGGGGATTCTTTTATGGAACGATGCCCTTCTTGTGGAATTGA GTATATGAGGGATTTTGAAATAGAAACTATTGGGTTGAAGGAAACTGCACGGCGTTGTTCCAAGGTGGGCTGTGGTGCAAGACTTAAAGACACAGTTCTTGACTGGGAG GATGCTCTACCTCCAAAGGAGATGAATCCAGCTGAGAGACACTGCAAAATGGCTGATGTTGTGTTATGTCTAGGGACAAG TTTGCAGATCACCCCTGCCTGTAATTTGCCTCTAAAATCACTCAAAGGCGGTGGAAAGATTGTAATAGTTAATCTTCAG AAAACTCCCAAGGACAAGAAAGCAAGCCTACTGATTCATGGTCTTGTAGACAAG GTTATCACAGGAGTCATGGAATTCCTCAGTCTGCGAATCCCACCTTTTATTAGAATTGATCTTCTCCAGACCATTTTTACTCAAGCCTCAAGTCTTG atgaaaaatatgtaaattgGAGCCTTGCAGTGGCAAGCGTCCATGGAAATAGAGCACCATTGCCTTTTATCAAATCTGTAGAG GTTTCTTTTTCAGAAAGTCAAAACATGAAAGCGGCTGTCCTGGATAAACAACCTCTTTATCTGAAAAG GCGGACAGTTAAGAGTACAAATCCTTTTAACATTATGATGAAATTGAACTTCAGTGATGGTTGCAAGTGCTCATCGGCTGAAATCATGATTCCTATTGATTTTAAG ATTTCAGCAGACGTGTTCAAAGATGATAAAGACTCCATCTTACAGAATCTAAGAGAAAGCGCCCTCACGGATCCTAGCTGTGGACAGACATCAGTTATTGAGAAAAAGGTCATTATGGTTCCTAAAAGTGAAGTCATAGTACATGCCATTGTAACAAACATCGTCAAGTTCGACAGAAGCTATGATGGGGATCTAAGTAATGGCTCATTCAAAAGGAAATATGAATGTCTTAATGGCGTAATTCCATCGCGAAAACGGTCCAACGGTAGAAAACCCAGAACTGTAATTAATGTAAGGTGA
- the LOC104648545 gene encoding histone H2B.2-like has translation MSGRNTMKQASSSGKSKNKNKNKRSKAVGYERYIYKVMKEVNPKLEISLRSMVILNHFMQDMAEKIVETSKSLLRYSGRRTLTSMDMHRAVKMELPGQLAKHAMAEGAKAVIRFSTH, from the exons atgtcaggGAGGAACACCATGAAACAAGCTTCAAGTTCAG GCAAGAGcaagaacaagaacaagaacaagAGAAGCAAAGCTGTGGGATATGAGAGGTACATTTACAAGGTTATGAAAGAAGTGAATCCAAAGTTGGAAATATCATTAAGATCAATGGTTATATTGAACCATTTCATGCAAGACATGGCTGAGAAAATTGtagaaacatcaaaatcattgttGAGGTACTCGGGACGAAGAACGTTAACGTCTATGGACATGCATAGAGCTGTTAAAATGGAGTTGCCAGGACAACTAGCTAAACATGCCATGGCTGAAGGAGCTAAAGCTGTTATTCGTTTTTCT